Genomic segment of Cryptococcus neoformans var. neoformans JEC21 chromosome 5 sequence:
CATACACGTTAAGGAAGGCCTTAGTCGATCTTATCCCTGTCATCCCTGTCATCATTCATGCCAGCGGGTCCACCCCATCCAAAccaattcttctttccctgcATCCGTGACCTGGAGTTATTCATTTCTTGTAGCTCGTCCTTCCCAATTTGCTCATATCCTTCATATCTGGAGCCGAGAGACTCATCTGAACTGCGTGACGAGGATTGAGACATCCGTGCAGGACCTGCAGGACCTGATGCGGATCTGCCCGAAAAGCCTTGGGGAGGAGACCTAGCGGAGCTAAGCGCTTGAtactgttgttgctgcttGAGGTTGTTCAGGCTTGGATATTGGCCTGCACTGTTATTGCTGGATGCGTGCATAAAAGCGCGGGAACGCAAAGAGGGGTCAGATTGCTGCTGATGGACAGGAGGAGTCGGGACAGGGACGGGCATGGTCATCTGCTGAGGCATCTGAGTCGCACGGGATTGTGGTGTGATACTTGATGAGGCGCCTCCTTGAGATTCGCCAGCTTGCCCTTTAGCTGAAGCTGCCGCAGCGGAAAGGGCTGTGAGGGCAACCGGCATGTATCTGATGTTCGGTTAGAAAATGATTCCCACATCCAATGCGATCTAAGATTATACACACCTCCCAGCATAATTTGAAACAAAATGCAACGCCGTCTGAAGAGCACCGGACGCAGGGTCAGAAAGAGTAGGAGGTTGGTGCACATCCTGAGCAGGATAACCTCCTTCATTAGGTCGGCCTTGACCTTGGTTTTGAGCCAACATGGCAGCCGCTTGAAGCTGCTCATCAGGCAACGTAATCTGTTCCAATGAATGAGCTTAAGAGATATAatatgaggaagaagagatttACGTTGAGCTGaacctttgccttttgcCAAATCCAACCCACGCTTTCCACCAAAGCAAAGCCTGCGCGACTGCGTGAAGAAGCGAGGAAGGCATCGATGTCTTGCTCGTGCTCCTGAAAAAATGGTGAGAGATGAGAACGGTAGATATATGTGGAGGCCTGTGCCcagaaagatgaaggaacGAATCAGCGGATTTCCCGAATATACTTGTAATACGGTCCTTCTTACTTCAAATTGTGGCAACGACAAAGAAAGGAACACAAAAGTCTTAATAAGACTGTAGAACGGCATCCTGGGATCATTAAAAACCGGTTAGATAGTTAAACGTTGGCACCATCAGAAACTTTCAGGCCGTCACACTTACCATGTAATAGTCCACCCGATTATAGCTTCAACAGCTGTCCAAGTCCCAACCACTGCCCAGTACATCAACCATCTCTCCACTTGAGCCATCGCTTCGGGTGAGCTTTCTGGGTGGATAGATAATGCCTTGTAGGATGCATATGCTGGGTATAGGTAAGAGCAAATGTTACTGTGGGTAGTGAGTTAGCCGTGGCGGTTGATGGTCGATACTGTTTGCGACATGCTAACAGCGGAAAATGGAGTGCCGCCACTTACCATGCCCACCTGCAGAGAAGGCCGAATACCATAGCGAAAAATGGGTCAGCAAGTGTATGAGAGTCCTGTAAGAGTTATGGGCAGCGTCAATGGAGGGGAAATGATAGTCAGTCGACGCAACAGATGTAGCAATACATCGATACACTGCACTGCACTCAGCTCGCCGACGAAAGCGCCTGCTGAGCCTATCGGTCGGCCGGTGAATGATATCAATCATCGGACATCGCCGCTATCACACATAAAAAATATAATATTATTATTTAATTATAACAGTAGACTCTGTTTACATAACAGCTGTTAACCACGACAGCTGCATAACAGCTGCCAGTAATGTAAGATGCAATACATAATGATAACGGTGGTGGACATGGTACAGATGACGGACAGCGTATGTGCGGACCTTATGATATCATAAAAGCTTCGTATCATGCAGATAGGTGGTCGTGAGAAGTATAATCAATAGTCGTCGTCGGCGTCCTCACTGGATTCGTCCCCTAGGACAATCTCCGGTAAGGTATTCCTGGCACCTGGCAGAGTCTTAGAACCCGTGACACCAGTACCAGAGCTGGCAACGGATATGACTGATTTCTCTGGCGAAGATACTGGTGACGATTGCGTCGTTTGACGATTCGTGGGTGGTCTCCCCAGCTTGGAGGGTGGGAGAGTTTGGCGGGGGAATTGGGGAGTGGGGGTTCCTGAACAATGGTCTATGAGCCAAGTATCACTTGCCGCAAACGCAAGTACTGAAGAACATACCAGCACTGGATCCTcgcttcgccttcttccctttggCGACAGACTTGTTGGGGGATCCATTCCTTCTGGTTGAATTGTTTTGAGTTTCTGTGCCATAAGTCAGAGCTGGAAACCAACGTGACAACttactcttctttttgttgCTACCAACACTATCTGCATCTGAACCCCAGTCGCCATTTTCACTACCTGTGGCCAGATACGGCGAAGGACTGGATCGATCATGTCCGGTTCCTAGGCGAGCTTTGACAGCAGCTGAACGAGCAGCCACTCGCCGAATAGAGCCGTTGAGTCCCATACATTTAGCAAGATGGGGCGCATATCGATTGGAGGCAATCTATAGAAGGTTTCGCAATCAGCAAGTCTTATGGATTGAGGCACGGCTGGAATTTGGACTCACAGGCCGGGAGCAGACCAGGCAATCAAAGAAGGCATTCCCACTACTATCAATTTTTCCACTCCCACTACCCACACCAGTTGATCCTCCTGTACCCTTTTCAGGACCAACAGCGTATCCACTTGATCGCCCACCTGCTTCAGAGATACATTGCGGCGTTTGAGCTCTTGACGAACTCCCTGAGGCATCCGCTGATGTGTGAAGAGACTTTGAACAGCTTGCGACGTTGTTCGGTAAAAGAGGTAGGTGACTGCGACATCTATAATGATGGGTATTCCCCGCATCAGATGGGTGCCATGTTCGGTAAGTGATCAAGTTACCTTGTCCCACATGTCCCACAGATGACTCGGCCTCGCTTTACTTCACGGTGGGCAGAAATGGTAGTGGTAAGAATGAGATCATCTAGCATCTCATCCAAGATGATTTTGGTCTATTGATTCCAACCGGGTACTTTAGTATGCAAAGACGACTGTTCCCTGCGGAACCACTCACGACCGAGCGaatttcctccttcttgtcgGGCATGGTCGGCAGACTGTCGGCACTGGATCTTATGTTGAATAGGAAGGATGGGACGTGAGAGTGCTCTACG
This window contains:
- a CDS encoding expressed protein, encoding MVFGLLCRWACNICSYLYPAYASYKALSIHPESSPEAMAQVERWLMYWAVVGTWTAVEAIIGWTITWMPFYSLIKTFVFLSLSLPQFEASTYIYRSHLSPFFQEHEQDIDAFLASSRSRAGFALVESVGWIWQKAKVQLNITLPDEQLQAAAMLAQNQGQGRPNEGGYPAQDVHQPPTLSDPASGALQTALHFVSNYAGRYMPVALTALSAAAASAKGQAGESQGGASSSITPQSRATQMPQQMTMPVPVPTPPVHQQQSDPSLRSRAFMHASSNNSAGQYPSLNNLKQQQQYQALSSARSPPQGFSGRSASGPAGPARMSQSSSRSSDESLGSRYEGYEQIGKDELQEMNNSRSRMQGKKNWFGWGGPAGMNDDRDDRDKID